In Flavobacterium sp. WV_118_3, one DNA window encodes the following:
- the infC gene encoding translation initiation factor IF-3 → MRVPEVRLVGENIEPGVYKTSLALQMAEEQELDLVEISPNAAPPVCKIMDYKKFLYEQKKRDKMLKAKSSQIVVKEIRFGPQTDEHDYEFKKKNAEKFLKEGSKLKAFVFFKGRSIIYKEQGQILLLRLAQDLEEFGKVEALPVLEGKRMIMFIAPKKKKQ, encoded by the coding sequence ATCCGTGTTCCTGAGGTTCGCCTTGTAGGAGAGAACATTGAGCCAGGTGTTTACAAAACATCGTTGGCCTTACAAATGGCAGAAGAGCAAGAATTGGATTTGGTTGAAATCTCTCCCAATGCCGCTCCTCCGGTTTGTAAAATAATGGATTACAAAAAGTTTCTTTACGAACAAAAGAAGCGGGATAAAATGCTAAAAGCAAAATCATCGCAAATTGTAGTAAAAGAGATTCGCTTTGGACCTCAGACAGATGAACACGATTATGAGTTCAAGAAAAAGAATGCTGAAAAATTCCTGAAAGAAGGATCAAAATTAAAAGCATTCGTATTTTTCAAAGGCCGTTCGATCATCTATAAAGAGCAAGGACAGATTTTATTATTACGTCTTGCTCAGGATCTTGAAGAATTCGGAAAAGTGGAAGCACTTCCGGTACTTGAAGGTAAGCGTATGATTATGTTCATTGCACCTAAAAAGAAAAAGCAATAA
- a CDS encoding glutaminase, with product MNYNAILQEIYQQIKRLPVTGTVTETIPELTKIDPDKFGMHLTTLNGDDFGIGNSDEKFSIQSISKTLTVAMAFSLLGERMWERVGVEPSGNPFNSLVQLEYEKGIPRNPFINAGAIVVADMLVSQLKDPKKEFLDFVRTLSGSPDIDFNRSVAESEKQTGFRNVALANFIKSFGNIQNDVDRVLDFYFFQCSIEMSCKELAHAFFFFANGGITKNGQQVLTQSQAKRLNALMQMCGFYDESGEFTYKVGLPGKSGIGGGIAALYPKNFTVTTWSPRLNEKGNSELGMNALELLTTKTGMSIF from the coding sequence ATGAATTATAATGCCATTCTTCAGGAGATATACCAACAAATAAAGCGACTGCCGGTAACCGGAACTGTTACGGAAACCATTCCCGAACTGACTAAAATTGATCCCGATAAGTTTGGCATGCACCTCACCACACTCAACGGCGATGATTTTGGTATTGGGAATAGTGACGAAAAATTCTCCATTCAGAGTATTTCCAAAACACTAACGGTAGCGATGGCGTTTTCGCTATTGGGCGAACGGATGTGGGAACGGGTAGGAGTAGAACCTTCCGGGAATCCGTTTAATTCGCTTGTTCAGTTGGAATACGAAAAAGGAATACCACGCAATCCGTTTATTAATGCCGGAGCGATTGTAGTAGCCGATATGTTGGTGTCGCAATTAAAAGATCCTAAAAAAGAGTTTCTGGATTTTGTTCGAACCTTGTCCGGAAGCCCCGATATTGATTTTAATCGTAGTGTCGCGGAATCGGAAAAGCAAACCGGATTCCGGAATGTGGCTTTGGCCAATTTTATCAAATCGTTCGGCAATATTCAAAACGATGTGGATAGGGTTCTTGATTTTTACTTTTTTCAGTGTTCTATTGAAATGAGTTGTAAAGAACTCGCACATGCTTTCTTCTTTTTTGCCAATGGAGGGATCACAAAAAATGGTCAGCAGGTGCTAACGCAAAGTCAGGCGAAGCGCTTAAATGCGTTAATGCAGATGTGTGGTTTTTACGACGAATCCGGTGAGTTTACCTATAAAGTAGGATTACCCGGTAAAAGCGGAATCGGTGGTGGTATTGCGGCTTTATATCCTAAAAATTTTACCGTAACAACCTGGAGTCCGCGATTAAACGAAAAAGGAAATTCGGAATTGGGTATGAATGCCCTTGAGCTACTCACAACCAAAACCGGAATGTCTATATTTTAA
- the dnaB gene encoding replicative DNA helicase: MENLKNINPIRVDKTTIINLEKGKLPPQALDLEEAVLGAMMIDKKGVDEVIDILQPDAFYKDAHKYIFEAIVELFNDTQPIDLLTVSAQLKKNGKLELSGGDFYLIQLTQKISSSAHIEFHSRIILQKYIQRSLIKISNEIIEESYDETTDVFDLLDKAESKLYEVTQGNIKRSSETAQSLVIQAKKRIEEISNKEGLSGIPTGFHDLDKLTSGWQPSDLIIIAARPGMGKTAFVLSMARNMAIDAGAPVALFSLEMSSVQLITRLISSETGLSSEKLRTGKLEKHEWEQLSIKVKDLEKAPLYIDDTPSLSIFDLRAKARRLASQYGIKMIVIDYLQLMTAGGGGKGGGNREQEISTISRNLKALAKELNVPVIALSQLSRAVETRGASKRPLLSDLRESGAIEQDADIVSFIYRPEYYKIDEWDDEERSPTQGQAEFIVAKHRNGGLDNIRLKFIGNLGKFDNLDDFSSPFDELPSRMNMDETAFITKNLPSANEAFGSNMNSFDDDSDVPF; the protein is encoded by the coding sequence ATGGAAAACCTCAAAAATATAAACCCTATTCGTGTAGATAAAACTACCATCATTAATCTGGAAAAAGGGAAGTTGCCGCCTCAGGCATTAGACCTGGAAGAAGCGGTTTTGGGCGCGATGATGATCGATAAAAAAGGTGTGGACGAGGTTATTGATATCTTACAACCCGATGCTTTTTATAAAGACGCGCACAAGTATATTTTCGAAGCCATCGTGGAACTTTTTAACGACACCCAACCGATCGACTTATTAACGGTATCGGCGCAGTTAAAGAAAAATGGAAAACTCGAATTGTCCGGTGGAGATTTCTACCTGATCCAGTTAACCCAGAAAATTTCATCTTCGGCACACATCGAATTTCACTCGCGTATTATTCTGCAAAAATACATCCAGCGAAGTCTGATTAAAATCTCAAACGAGATTATCGAAGAAAGTTACGACGAAACGACCGATGTATTCGATTTGCTGGATAAAGCCGAGTCCAAACTGTATGAAGTTACACAGGGAAATATCAAACGTAGTTCCGAAACGGCGCAGAGTTTGGTAATTCAGGCAAAAAAAAGAATCGAGGAAATCTCAAACAAAGAAGGATTGAGTGGAATCCCGACCGGATTTCATGATCTGGATAAATTAACATCCGGTTGGCAGCCTTCGGATTTGATCATTATTGCGGCACGTCCGGGTATGGGTAAAACAGCTTTCGTACTTTCGATGGCTCGTAATATGGCTATCGATGCCGGTGCACCTGTAGCTTTATTTTCACTGGAGATGTCATCCGTACAGCTGATCACCCGTTTGATTTCCTCCGAAACCGGTTTGTCTTCCGAAAAACTGCGTACCGGTAAACTTGAAAAACATGAATGGGAACAGCTTTCCATCAAGGTAAAAGACCTCGAAAAAGCACCCTTATATATCGACGATACCCCGTCACTTTCCATTTTCGACCTTCGCGCCAAGGCAAGACGTCTGGCTTCACAATATGGAATCAAAATGATCGTTATCGATTACCTTCAGTTAATGACTGCCGGTGGTGGTGGAAAAGGCGGCGGAAACCGAGAGCAGGAAATCTCGACCATTTCCCGAAACTTAAAAGCCCTTGCAAAAGAGTTAAATGTACCGGTAATTGCCCTCTCGCAGTTATCGCGTGCCGTTGAAACCCGTGGAGCGAGTAAACGTCCGTTACTTTCCGACTTAAGGGAGTCCGGAGCGATCGAGCAGGATGCCGATATCGTATCCTTTATTTACCGTCCGGAATATTATAAAATTGACGAATGGGACGACGAAGAGCGTTCGCCAACACAAGGTCAGGCTGAGTTTATTGTAGCAAAACACCGTAACGGTGGATTGGATAATATCCGTCTGAAATTTATCGGTAATCTCGGTAAGTTCGACAACCTGGACGACTTTAGTTCGCCATTCGACGAATTGCCTTCCCGTATGAATATGGATGAAACGGCATTTATCACCAAAAACCTGCCATCAGCCAACGAAGCATTTGGTAGTAACATGAATAGCTTTGACGACGACAGTGATGTCCCGTTTTAA
- the rplT gene encoding 50S ribosomal protein L20 — MPRSVNSVASRARRKRVLKQAKGFFGRRKNVWTVAKNAVEKAMQYAYRGRKQKKRNFRALWIMRINAGARLHGMSYSQFMGKIKANNIELNRKVLADLAMNHPEAFAAIVTKIK; from the coding sequence ATGCCAAGATCAGTAAATTCAGTTGCTTCAAGAGCTAGAAGAAAAAGAGTATTGAAGCAAGCCAAAGGATTCTTTGGAAGACGTAAAAACGTTTGGACAGTAGCGAAAAACGCGGTAGAAAAAGCAATGCAATATGCTTACCGTGGAAGAAAGCAAAAAAAGAGAAATTTCCGTGCATTATGGATTATGCGTATTAACGCTGGTGCACGTTTACACGGAATGAGTTATTCTCAATTCATGGGTAAAATCAAAGCAAACAATATCGAATTGAACCGTAAAGTTCTTGCCGATTTAGCGATGAACCACCCAGAAGCTTTCGCAGCTATCGTAACTAAAATTAAATAA
- a CDS encoding ATP-binding protein, with the protein MNNLNPKDMEIISAVLYTFVAFVLMIIAILFFVYYSRKKIIQKELEKKDLEIDYQKKLLQATILTQEKERERIAQDLHDDISSKLNIIALNSHLLTSTGLSSAEVQEITGNIITTTGVVLESSRTIAHNLLPPILDKFGLHAAIDELCQQSSGGTIKIEYKNDTKQRTFDAIPVEQHLHIFRILQELINNSLRHGKATRIMIVFNKDNNGCYCNYSDNGSGFDTRDIKKLAGLGMKNIESRVAMLEGELRVESEINKGIHVTINF; encoded by the coding sequence ATGAATAATCTCAATCCAAAAGATATGGAAATCATCAGTGCGGTACTCTATACGTTTGTCGCGTTTGTACTGATGATTATCGCCATATTGTTTTTTGTGTATTATTCCCGGAAAAAAATCATCCAAAAGGAACTTGAAAAAAAAGATCTTGAAATCGATTACCAGAAAAAACTATTGCAGGCTACCATTCTTACACAGGAAAAAGAACGGGAACGGATTGCTCAGGATTTGCACGATGATATCAGTTCCAAGCTAAATATCATTGCGTTAAACAGTCACTTGCTAACGTCAACGGGTTTATCGTCAGCAGAAGTACAGGAAATAACCGGGAATATTATTACGACTACTGGTGTCGTATTGGAAAGTTCCCGTACGATAGCACACAATTTGTTACCGCCAATATTAGATAAGTTTGGGTTACATGCGGCCATCGACGAACTTTGTCAGCAAAGTAGTGGTGGCACCATCAAGATTGAATATAAAAACGATACAAAACAGCGGACTTTTGATGCCATTCCGGTCGAACAGCACTTACATATTTTTAGAATTTTACAAGAATTGATCAACAATTCGCTGCGGCATGGAAAAGCAACCCGCATTATGATTGTTTTTAATAAAGATAACAACGGTTGTTATTGCAATTATTCCGATAACGGTAGCGGTTTTGATACCAGGGATATTAAAAAACTGGCTGGCTTGGGTATGAAAAATATCGAAAGTCGGGTTGCAATGTTGGAAGGAGAACTACGCGTAGAAAGCGAAATTAATAAGGGAATTCATGTCACAATAAATTTTTAG
- a CDS encoding response regulator transcription factor, protein MIKIILVDDEALFRKGIAFILQREKNFEILFEASNGGELIDYLNLNEQRLPDIILMDLKMPMVNGVEATKFIHRRYPQIKIIALTSYDSKPFIANMVQVGAASYLVKNASPMEMLFTINEVMDKGFYYNDFVMQVVNENLILEQKKSKTNLDEDYLTNREIEILRLICGQMNTNEIAEKLFISPRTVEGHRNNLLLKTDSKNVAGLVVYAIQNKIVSLDSLSFQ, encoded by the coding sequence ATGATCAAAATTATTTTAGTCGACGATGAAGCCTTATTCCGAAAAGGAATAGCTTTTATCCTGCAACGGGAAAAAAACTTCGAAATACTTTTTGAAGCTTCCAATGGCGGGGAACTGATTGATTACCTGAATCTGAACGAGCAACGTTTGCCCGATATTATTTTGATGGATCTTAAAATGCCGATGGTTAACGGTGTCGAAGCGACCAAATTCATTCATCGCCGGTATCCGCAAATCAAAATTATCGCACTTACCAGTTATGATTCCAAACCGTTTATCGCGAATATGGTTCAGGTTGGAGCGGCGTCTTATTTGGTGAAAAATGCGTCGCCAATGGAAATGTTGTTTACGATTAATGAGGTGATGGATAAAGGTTTTTATTATAACGATTTTGTCATGCAGGTGGTTAATGAGAATTTGATTCTTGAACAGAAAAAATCCAAAACCAATCTGGATGAAGATTATCTGACGAATCGCGAAATTGAAATCCTGCGGCTCATTTGTGGTCAGATGAATACCAACGAGATCGCCGAAAAATTGTTTATCAGTCCACGGACGGTTGAAGGGCATCGCAACAATCTGTTGTTGAAGACGGATTCTAAAAATGTGGCCGGGTTAGTCGTTTATGCGATTCAAAACAAGATTGTCAGCCTCGATAGTTTGTCGTTTCAATAA
- a CDS encoding AAA family ATPase, which translates to MQRIEIKNFGPIKELDLEIQDFSLLIGPQASGKSTIAKTIFFFKSLNDDLVKYFIDALDKNEFKKHFNNSYGKIVRQKFLDYFGASTHLNSLQLKYYYSDDIWISITLETNHKYITPEFSESLLKKIKKIIWEVKDFSQSINQRNPSLLTSKDLLQLDTDKRKFINQIKQKCNSIFEEDRELIFIPAGRSLLATLSEQLQYVNSRSLDFLMRTFLDKINIVRPIFNKSLSDIIKERRLLTQQDIDYETTKLAEEIITKILKGKYQFDKDGEKIFYTSKNYVKLSFSSSGQQESLWILLLLFIIVLEKQNVFIVIEEPEAHLFPEAQKEISNLIALLFNIKNSQVFITTHSPYILASINNLILAHQVGQSNRAEVSKKINKNLWINRQQVFAAMVQNGLVTDIIDKELNIIQQEKIDSVSSIINNEFDFLFQFETE; encoded by the coding sequence ATGCAAAGAATAGAAATAAAAAACTTCGGACCAATAAAAGAGTTAGATCTTGAGATACAAGATTTCTCTTTGCTCATTGGTCCGCAAGCAAGTGGTAAGAGTACGATTGCAAAAACCATTTTCTTTTTCAAGTCTCTTAACGATGATTTGGTAAAATATTTCATTGATGCACTAGACAAAAACGAATTTAAAAAGCATTTTAACAATTCTTATGGAAAAATAGTGCGTCAAAAGTTTCTTGATTACTTTGGGGCAAGCACTCATTTAAACAGTTTACAGTTAAAATATTATTATAGTGATGATATTTGGATCAGCATTACACTTGAAACAAATCACAAATATATAACGCCTGAATTTAGTGAATCACTTCTTAAGAAAATAAAAAAAATTATTTGGGAAGTCAAAGATTTTTCACAGTCCATAAATCAAAGAAACCCATCTCTCTTAACAAGTAAAGATTTACTTCAGTTAGATACAGACAAAAGAAAATTTATTAATCAAATAAAGCAGAAATGTAATTCAATCTTTGAAGAAGATCGAGAATTAATTTTTATACCAGCCGGTAGAAGCTTATTAGCAACTTTGTCTGAACAACTACAGTATGTAAACTCTAGGAGTCTTGATTTTTTAATGAGGACTTTTCTAGATAAGATCAATATTGTCAGACCTATATTTAATAAATCATTAAGCGATATTATTAAAGAACGACGACTACTTACTCAACAAGACATTGATTATGAAACAACTAAACTTGCAGAGGAAATTATCACAAAAATTTTAAAGGGAAAATATCAATTCGATAAAGATGGGGAAAAAATTTTTTACACATCGAAAAATTATGTAAAACTTAGCTTTTCATCTTCAGGACAACAAGAGTCACTATGGATATTACTACTACTTTTTATTATTGTTTTAGAAAAGCAAAATGTTTTTATTGTTATTGAAGAACCTGAAGCTCATTTATTTCCAGAAGCACAAAAGGAAATTTCTAACCTTATAGCTTTACTTTTTAACATAAAGAACTCTCAAGTATTTATCACAACACATAGCCCCTATATACTAGCATCAATCAATAATTTAATACTAGCGCATCAAGTTGGACAATCTAATAGGGCAGAGGTTTCAAAAAAAATCAATAAAAATTTATGGATAAACAGGCAACAAGTTTTTGCAGCAATGGTCCAAAACGGATTAGTCACTGATATTATTGACAAAGAATTGAATATAATACAACAAGAAAAAATCGATTCTGTTTCTAGTATCATCAATAATGAATTCGATTTTTTATTTCAATTTGAAACTGAATAA
- the rlmF gene encoding 23S rRNA (adenine(1618)-N(6))-methyltransferase RlmF: MKKDISSGTAKTLHPRNQHNSRYDFDFLISVYPELEAYTTTTPFGDTSIDFANPDAVRTLNKSLLKAYYAIDYWELPKTNLCPPIPGRADYIHYIADILAESNSGKIPTGNTVRILDIGTGASCIYPIIGHQEYGWSFIATEVDKAAKNTAETIIQKNPDLKNEISVRLQSSKRQVFKNIIGESEQFDFTICNPPFHDSREAATKGTERKLKNLGKNTAGKPVLNFSGQNNELWCEGGERVFITNMIYESVHFQSQCLWFSTLVSKNENLKAFYSVLKKVKAVTVKTVTMEQGNKVTRILVWSFQEQNRQKNGTKKDFNDSNPLVPICNKIASTLITIHFDNDNHFRKPSLFTITLINITLFFFKFGN, encoded by the coding sequence ATGAAAAAAGATATTTCTTCCGGCACTGCCAAAACCTTACATCCGCGTAACCAACACAACAGTCGTTACGATTTTGATTTCCTGATCTCGGTCTATCCGGAACTGGAAGCCTATACCACCACTACCCCTTTTGGTGATACGAGTATTGATTTTGCGAATCCCGATGCCGTTAGAACACTAAATAAAAGCCTTTTAAAGGCGTATTACGCGATCGATTACTGGGAACTTCCCAAAACCAATCTTTGTCCTCCTATTCCGGGACGTGCTGATTATATCCACTATATCGCGGATATTCTGGCTGAAAGCAATTCCGGAAAAATCCCAACCGGTAATACGGTGCGTATTCTCGATATCGGAACCGGTGCCAGTTGTATTTATCCGATCATTGGTCACCAGGAATATGGATGGTCTTTTATTGCAACTGAAGTAGACAAAGCGGCGAAGAACACAGCCGAAACGATCATTCAAAAAAATCCGGATCTTAAAAATGAGATCAGCGTTCGCTTACAATCCAGCAAGCGTCAGGTTTTTAAAAATATCATTGGAGAATCGGAGCAATTCGATTTTACGATTTGTAATCCGCCGTTCCACGATTCGCGGGAAGCAGCTACAAAAGGAACCGAACGAAAGCTAAAAAACCTAGGCAAAAATACAGCCGGAAAACCGGTACTTAACTTTAGTGGTCAAAATAACGAATTATGGTGTGAAGGCGGCGAACGCGTGTTTATCACAAACATGATTTATGAAAGCGTACACTTCCAATCGCAATGCCTGTGGTTTTCGACCCTGGTTTCCAAAAATGAAAACCTAAAAGCGTTTTATTCCGTTTTAAAAAAGGTCAAAGCCGTAACGGTAAAAACTGTTACTATGGAACAAGGAAATAAAGTAACCCGTATTTTAGTTTGGTCGTTTCAAGAACAAAACCGACAAAAAAATGGAACGAAAAAAGATTTTAACGACTCGAATCCTCTAGTACCTATTTGCAATAAAATTGCAAGTACTCTAATAACTATACATTTCGACAATGATAATCATTTCCGAAAACCTTCTTTATTTACCATAACCTTAATCAATATAACTTTATTTTTTTTTAAATTTGGAAATTAA
- a CDS encoding asparagine synthetase B, translating to MRLRNILYSIVLMLISLSAKAAFILLPMEAEGQQNHLKAYGITYWALDKHYKVSWLLNYRGGSFLLPDASEIRKECQIRGVTFEVLSDGQTNGILEDISSPSQNMETVVLEKAPKIAVYTPKGKQPWDDAVTLVLTYAEIPFTAIYDEEVLSDALLLYDWLHLHHEDFTGQYGKFFGAYRNAPWYIEQKRDAEALAKKLGFGKVSQEKLAVANKIRDFVIGGGFMFAMCSATDSFDIALSAEGVDICEPMFDGDDSDANYQSRIDYNKSFAFKDFILERNPMIYEFSDIDMSRKRKVLPDNDYFSLMEYSAKWDPIPSMLCQNHTQLIKGFMGQTTAFDSERIKSSVLVMGENKANGEARYIHGTRGKGMFTFYGGHDPEDYEHRVGDAPTVLDLHPNSPGYRLILNNVLFPAARKKKLKT from the coding sequence ATGCGTCTTCGAAATATCCTATATAGCATCGTACTAATGTTGATTTCCTTGTCGGCAAAAGCGGCTTTTATTTTATTGCCGATGGAAGCCGAAGGACAGCAAAATCATCTGAAAGCCTACGGAATTACCTATTGGGCATTGGACAAACACTATAAAGTGAGTTGGTTGCTCAATTATCGCGGCGGTTCGTTTTTGTTGCCGGATGCGTCGGAAATCCGAAAAGAATGCCAGATCCGAGGGGTTACTTTTGAAGTGCTTTCCGATGGACAAACCAATGGGATTTTAGAAGATATCAGTTCGCCTTCTCAGAATATGGAAACCGTAGTTCTCGAAAAAGCACCCAAAATTGCCGTGTATACGCCAAAGGGTAAACAACCCTGGGACGACGCGGTGACACTGGTGTTGACCTATGCCGAGATTCCGTTTACCGCAATCTATGACGAAGAAGTACTGAGTGATGCTTTGTTGTTATACGATTGGTTACACTTACATCACGAGGACTTTACCGGACAATATGGTAAGTTTTTTGGAGCCTATCGCAACGCACCCTGGTATATCGAACAGAAAAGAGATGCCGAAGCATTGGCTAAAAAACTTGGCTTCGGTAAAGTTTCACAGGAAAAACTCGCCGTAGCTAATAAAATCCGTGATTTTGTGATTGGTGGTGGTTTTATGTTTGCCATGTGTTCGGCGACCGATAGTTTTGACATCGCCTTATCAGCTGAAGGTGTGGATATTTGCGAACCGATGTTCGACGGCGACGATAGTGACGCGAATTACCAATCGCGAATCGATTATAATAAAAGCTTTGCCTTTAAAGATTTTATTCTGGAAAGAAATCCGATGATTTATGAATTTTCGGATATCGATATGTCGCGCAAACGAAAAGTACTACCGGATAATGATTATTTTTCACTGATGGAATATTCGGCCAAATGGGATCCGATTCCAAGTATGTTGTGCCAGAATCATACCCAACTGATCAAAGGCTTTATGGGACAAACAACTGCTTTCGACAGCGAACGAATCAAATCGAGCGTATTGGTGATGGGCGAAAACAAAGCCAATGGCGAAGCGCGTTATATTCATGGGACGCGAGGAAAAGGAATGTTTACGTTTTACGGCGGTCATGATCCGGAAGATTACGAACACCGCGTGGGTGACGCGCCTACAGTGTTGGATTTGCATCCGAATTCTCCCGGTTATCGTCTCATTTTAAATAATGTATTATTCCCGGCGGCCCGAAAGAAAAAATTAAAAACTTAA
- a CDS encoding acetyl-CoA carboxylase carboxyltransferase subunit alpha, protein MEYLDFELPIKELEDQLDKCQIIGLESDVDVSNTCKQIEKKLEETKRNIYKNLTAWQRVQLSRHPSRPYTMDHVRALCGDTFLELFGDRGVKDDKAMIGGLGKIGGQSFMIVGQQKGYNTKTRQYRNFGMANPEGYRKALRLMKMAEKFGIPVVTLVDTPGAYPGLEAEERGQGEAIARNIFEMIRLKVPIITVIVGEGASGGALGIGVGDKVYMLENTWYSVISPESCSSILWRSWEYKEQAAEALKLTSYDMKKQKLIDDIIPEPLGGAHYDRDTTFKTVEQYIMKGYNELKDLSTEELIAQRMDKYSKMGEFKE, encoded by the coding sequence ATGGAATATTTAGATTTTGAACTTCCTATTAAAGAACTTGAAGATCAACTGGATAAATGCCAGATCATCGGCCTTGAATCGGATGTTGACGTATCAAATACTTGCAAGCAAATCGAGAAAAAATTAGAAGAAACCAAAAGGAATATCTATAAAAATCTAACGGCATGGCAACGCGTTCAGTTGTCCAGACATCCAAGCAGACCTTATACTATGGATCACGTTAGAGCCCTTTGTGGGGACACTTTTCTGGAACTTTTCGGTGACAGAGGAGTAAAAGACGATAAAGCAATGATTGGTGGTTTGGGTAAAATCGGTGGGCAGTCGTTTATGATTGTCGGACAACAAAAAGGATACAATACCAAAACCAGACAATACCGTAACTTCGGTATGGCCAATCCGGAAGGATATCGTAAAGCACTTCGTTTGATGAAAATGGCGGAGAAGTTCGGAATTCCTGTAGTGACTTTAGTGGATACTCCGGGTGCTTACCCAGGATTGGAAGCCGAAGAAAGAGGACAAGGAGAAGCAATCGCCAGAAATATTTTCGAAATGATCCGTCTTAAAGTGCCGATCATCACGGTTATCGTTGGTGAAGGAGCTTCCGGTGGAGCTTTGGGAATTGGTGTTGGTGATAAAGTATACATGTTGGAAAATACCTGGTACTCGGTTATCTCTCCGGAATCCTGTTCGTCTATCCTATGGAGAAGCTGGGAATACAAAGAGCAGGCGGCCGAAGCTTTAAAACTGACATCGTATGATATGAAAAAACAAAAACTTATCGACGATATTATCCCGGAACCGCTTGGCGGCGCACATTACGACCGTGATACAACTTTCAAAACCGTTGAACAATATATCATGAAAGGATATAATGAGTTAAAAGACTTATCAACAGAAGAATTGATTGCACAGCGTATGGATAAATACAGCAAAATGGGTGAGTTCAAAGAATAA
- the rpmI gene encoding 50S ribosomal protein L35 — MPKMKTKSSAKKRFKVTGSGKIKRKHAFKSHILTKKSKKRKLALTHAALVHPSDVKSVKEQLRII, encoded by the coding sequence ATGCCTAAAATGAAAACTAAATCTAGTGCTAAGAAACGTTTTAAAGTTACTGGCTCTGGAAAAATCAAGAGAAAGCACGCTTTTAAAAGTCACATTTTGACTAAAAAATCTAAAAAGCGTAAATTAGCTTTAACTCACGCAGCTTTGGTTCACCCATCTGACGTGAAGAGTGTAAAAGAACAATTACGAATTATCTAA